The segment CTACCAGTCGAGTAATCCGCGACCCAGTTGGTACCAGGGAGATTTTTACCCTGGCATTTACGTTGATAATTTGTACACAATGAACAGGCAGCGCGAAACGGTTGGGAAGATCTTGGGGTCCCAAGATCTGGCGGACAATATTGTCGGCGACTACGACAGCATGCGTTACATGGCTCGTGGTCATATCGCTGCGCGCGTGGACGTGATCTTTGGAACCCAGCAGAATGGTACCTTTTGGTTTCTGAATGCTGCTCCGCAGTGGCAGGCCTTCAACGAGGGAAACTGGTTGAAGATTGAAGAGAGCACGCGCCGGTTTGTGGCCGCACGCAATCTCGAGGTCACGGTCTATGGGGGCACCTACGGTGCGCACACCCAAACCGATGTCAACGGGGACCAGCAGCCGATCTTCCTGGATTTCGATCCGAATGGAACCCAGCGGTTGCCGGCACCGAAAATTTTCTACAAGATTCTGTACGACGAACGGAACAAGGCCGGTATTGCACTGGTTGGAGTTAATGACATACATCTGACTTCGATGGAGCAAATCATCGATGGTGGGTACATGCTTTGTGAGGATGACGTTGGGGACAAAATCAACTGGATCGACTGGAATCGGAGGAACTTTTCCAAAGGGTACTCCTATGCGTGTGAAGTGAATCCGTTCCTCAAGCGCATAGGACATCTAGCTGAGTTAGATGTTCCTTATTTACTGATTTAGTCTATTATGAAAGTTATGTTTAATAAAAGTCTGTCCACACGGAAAAAATGTAAagtgtattttattttatttttatgcttGTGCCTGAATTATTCTATAATCATTGAAAAGATATAAACTGAAAGGTTGTGAAAACCATTTGATCAATTTTTCTCCGGAAACAATTAACCAATTTtaaaacctggaaattaaataaaaggaaaacttatccaactcaattctactatgtatattttattcttgacagatacgtatttcgcctacgactttcagGCATCCTCAGGGTCTGTTTTcgaattattgagttattctaggaaacatttgaaCATTTTACCTtagttatactatataaca is part of the Sabethes cyaneus chromosome 2, idSabCyanKW18_F2, whole genome shotgun sequence genome and harbors:
- the LOC128733656 gene encoding uncharacterized protein LOC128733656, which translates into the protein MQPLLVYFIITVFCSWIADSSPKNVDNTIKFAAPTCSMNINNQLPRPQPLILVPGTDRFRYPTSDNRLLRLDAGETIELACNSNGFSRFPSARTITVSCVFDMTFNFNSTMYAFEDFSCTQLWYSSARRTGQQCETAATLIEIGFDMGDRFPKFLDVCHNEETFENHWVRHELQRPSVGYQSSNPRPSWYQGDFYPGIYVDNLYTMNRQRETVGKILGSQDLADNIVGDYDSMRYMARGHIAARVDVIFGTQQNGTFWFLNAAPQWQAFNEGNWLKIEESTRRFVAARNLEVTVYGGTYGAHTQTDVNGDQQPIFLDFDPNGTQRLPAPKIFYKILYDERNKAGIALVGVNDIHLTSMEQIIDGGYMLCEDDVGDKINWIDWNRRNFSKGYSYACEVNPFLKRIGHLAELDVPYLLI